The Streptomyces fungicidicus nucleotide sequence CCCGACGACCCCTCGGCGCCGGCCGGCGAGGACGTCGGCATGACGGCCACCGCCTTCATGTCGGTGTCCCTGGATCCGCCGCTGGTGCTGGTCAGCCTGCGCAACGGGTCCCGCATGGACGACCTGCTCGACGAACAGCCGCTGTGGTCGGTGTCCGTGCTCTCCGAGAGCCAGCGGCACATCGCGGGCCGCTTCGCGATGAAGGGCAGGGTCAGCGACCGCCTCCTCTTCGCCGACATCCCGTACCTGCGCGGCGAGTACAGCGGGGCCCCGCTGGTGGGCGGCGCCCTGGCGACCCTGGAGTGCCGCACCGAACAGCGGGTGCCGGCCGGGGACCACACCCTGGTGATCGGCCGCGTGCTGACGGCCCGGATGCCGAGTGCGGAAGGCGGTCCGCTCACCTATTTCCGGGGCCGTTACCGGCAGTTGGGCTGAACGTGTCGCGCACGTAGCCGAAATCCCTTTTACCGGACCGGATTTCCGTGCGTAGGGTGCGGCCGTGACGACGACAACCGCACTTCGCCTCGAAGAGATCACCGCGAAGAACCTGAAGGCCGCCCTCGCCATACGGGTACGCCCCGACCAGGAATTCGCCGTCACGCCGGTGGCGCACTCCCTCGCCGAGGCATACGTCCACCCCGGCACCGCCTGGCCCCGCCTGATCATGGACGGCGACCGCGCGGTGGGCTTCCTGATGGCCTTCCTCGACATCGACTGGCACGAGGACGGCGGCAGCGTGATCCGCTCCGGCCTGTGGCGGCTGAACATCGCCGCGGAGGAGCAGGGCAGGGGCTACGGGCGCTTCGCCGTGCAGGCGGTGGCCGAGGAGCTCCGCCGCCGCGGCACCAGGGAACTCTGGGTCACCTGGCACCCCGGCGACCACGGCCCCGAGAACTTCTACCTCACCCTGGGCTTCCACAAAACCACCGAAACCGCCGAAGAGGAATCAGTAGGCGTACTCCCCCTACCTTGACCACACCCCCACTGGAGCGCCCCAAAGGGGCGCGGGGAACTGCGCGCCCAGCCCCCACCCACCCGCACCCACCCAGGTGCCGGGGCCACCCCCCAAGCGGCCCGGGGCCACACCCCGAGGGGCCCGGGGTCACACCCCGAGGGGGCTGAGGAGGTCACCCCCAGTCCCGCGCGGAGCGCCCCCGCTTCGTCTCCGCCCGCTGCTTCTTCTCCCGCAACCGCCGCTCATTGATCCCGCGAGGCACCCGCGTCGCCCTCCGCGGCTTCGGCGGCGGCGCCGTCGCCTCCGCGAGCAGCGCCGCCAGCCGCACCGCCGCGGTCTCACGGTTGCGCCACTGCGAGCGGTGCTCGGAGGCCCGCACGGTGAGCACTCCGCCGACCAGCCGTCCGGCCAGCCGTTCGAGCGCCCGCTGCTTCCACACCTCGGGCAGCGCCTCGGTGCGGGCCAGGTCGAAGCGCAGCTCCACCTGGGAGTCGCTGGTGTTCACGTGCTGCCCGCCCGGCCCGGACGACCGCGAGAAACGCCACATGAGCTCGGCCTCGGGCAGGGAGACGGAGCCACGGATGACATGGGGACCGGACATGCCCTACAGGTTCCCTCCTCCGACCGGGCCACGTCACCCGAATATCGCAGGAATCCCCGGGCCCCGGGAACACGGGTAAAGAAAGTAAAGAGACCTGGAACCTCGCGCACCCCTCTCCGCGTTCAAGGGGGTAGCTGTAGCTTCTAGCCGTACGCAAACGAGGGAAGGGACTCCCAACAATGGCTGTAAGCCTGTCCAAGGGTGGCAACGTCTCGCTCACCAAGGAGGCTCCGGGCCTGACCGCTGTCACCGTGGGCCTCGGCTGGGACGTCCGCACCACCACCGGCACGGACTTCGACCTCGACGCCTCGGCGATCGCGGTCAACACGCAGGGCAAGGTCTACTCGGACGGCCACTTCGTGTTCTTCAACAACAAGCAGACCCCGGACAACACCATCGTCCACACGGGTGACAACCGCACCGGTGAGGGCGAGGGCGACGACGAGGCGATCAACGTCAACCTGGCCGCGCTCCCGGCCGACATCGACAAGATCGTCTTCCCGGTGTCGATCTACGACGCCGAGAACCGCAGCCAGAACTTCGGCCAGGTGCGCAACGCCTACATCCGCATCGTCAACCAGGCCGGCGGCGCCGAGATCGCCCGCTACGACCTGTCGGAGGACGCGGCCACCGAGACCGCCATGGTCTTCGGCGAGCTGTACCGCAACGGCGCGGAGTGGAAGTTCCGCGCCGTCGGCCAGGGCTACGCCTCGGGTCTCGTGGGCATCGCCCAGGACTTCGGTGTGAGCGTCTGACGGACGCCCCGCCGTCCTTCGTGACGGAGCCCCCGGCCCGGCTCGCCGCCCGGCCGGGGGCTCCGGCATGCGCTCAGGGCCGCTCCGGCTTCCCCTCCCCGTACAGCCAGTCCGCCCAGATCCCCTCGAAGTCCTTTCCGGGGGCCGACTTCTCCACGTACGCCGTGAAGTCGCCGGTGTCCGCGGTGCCGTGCCGGTGCTCCCGCGCCCAGCCCCGCAGCAGCGCGAAGAAGGCGTCGTCGCCGGCCGCCTGCCGGATCCTGTGCAGGACCATCGCCCCGCGCTGGTAGACGGGCACGTCGAAGAGGTGCGCCGCGCCGGGCGACCGCGCGGGAGGGAACGACCAGAGCGCGTCGTTCTCCTCCTCGTCGTCGAAGTAGTCGCCCTCGTACAGCGTGTCGAAGGTCTCCTGCGCGGTGTCGCCGCCGTGGTCCTCGTCCCACAGCCACTCCGCGTACGTCGCGAAGCCCTCGCTCAGCCACAGGTCCCGCCAGGTCCTCGGGGACACGGAGTTCCCGTACCACTGGTGGGCGATCTCGTGGACCAGGAGCCAGGTCTCCGGGGCCCCGGGGAAGACGGGCCGGTTCTGGGTCTCCAGGGCGTACCCGGCGTCGTCCGGGCGCTCCACGATCACTCCCGCGGAGGA carries:
- a CDS encoding flavin reductase family protein; its protein translation is MPNTSASSAITVPSAARHAEGVSNDEFRAALSRLASGVVLVTAQEPPLDPDDPSAPAGEDVGMTATAFMSVSLDPPLVLVSLRNGSRMDDLLDEQPLWSVSVLSESQRHIAGRFAMKGRVSDRLLFADIPYLRGEYSGAPLVGGALATLECRTEQRVPAGDHTLVIGRVLTARMPSAEGGPLTYFRGRYRQLG
- a CDS encoding TerD family protein yields the protein MAVSLSKGGNVSLTKEAPGLTAVTVGLGWDVRTTTGTDFDLDASAIAVNTQGKVYSDGHFVFFNNKQTPDNTIVHTGDNRTGEGEGDDEAINVNLAALPADIDKIVFPVSIYDAENRSQNFGQVRNAYIRIVNQAGGAEIARYDLSEDAATETAMVFGELYRNGAEWKFRAVGQGYASGLVGIAQDFGVSV
- the arfB gene encoding alternative ribosome rescue aminoacyl-tRNA hydrolase ArfB — encoded protein: MSGPHVIRGSVSLPEAELMWRFSRSSGPGGQHVNTSDSQVELRFDLARTEALPEVWKQRALERLAGRLVGGVLTVRASEHRSQWRNRETAAVRLAALLAEATAPPPKPRRATRVPRGINERRLREKKQRAETKRGRSARDWG
- a CDS encoding GNAT family N-acetyltransferase; amino-acid sequence: MTTTTALRLEEITAKNLKAALAIRVRPDQEFAVTPVAHSLAEAYVHPGTAWPRLIMDGDRAVGFLMAFLDIDWHEDGGSVIRSGLWRLNIAAEEQGRGYGRFAVQAVAEELRRRGTRELWVTWHPGDHGPENFYLTLGFHKTTETAEEESVGVLPLP